The genomic interval tccctaacaactcCCTCCTTTTTCACGTGTTCACCTGAACAGTGTGAAAAAGGAGGGAGTTGCTATTGTTATTAACCTATTGattaaaagctaaaaacaaTAATGGcatgattaaaatatattttaaagccCAATAAGTCCTTACAAACCAGAGTTGCTCTCAAATGAAATTTCTGTGAGCCACTGAGTTCTGTAATCTGTGTTTATGTAACACAGTAGAGAAAGGTATTATATATTCTAGATGAATGGGCCAATAGGTTCGGCTATGGGAGCACAATGAGGCGTTTAAGTGACACACAAAGGCAGCTGGATAATTTTAAAGGACAACCAACTTTAGTGACATAAACCATAAAATTGACGAACAGTTGTACAAGGCTCACaattatgaaaatgaaattacacacaataaaatacataaaataataatactactTGGCCAAGTGCTAATTCTCAATATCAAATCTGTTGGGTGCACCCTGGTAATCTGAATTCCAAATTGTAATGGACAACAGAACAACAGATTAATCAATTTCAGTTCCAATTCAGGTTCAACTCAACACCATTCACATGAGGAGGATTTCCTACACAGCAGGTTGTTATAATGTCTGAAATAAACTTGTCCAAAGGGTAATGTCCAAAATTCCAGGatgaaacaataagcaaaaaatgtcagtcagtgGTCTCGCGCATAACCAACTGTGTGTGAAGGTATGAGTGATACAGGCCTACCACACCGCAGGGTGCAGCAAGACTCCAAATGGAAAAGAAGGGATCCAGTTCTTTCTCTAAGTTCAGGTGGGAAGGCTCGCCATCACAGTCACAGGAGGAATCCACCTCAGGAACAATCcagcatgggaaaaaaaacctgacctgtcgACAGACAGGACCAGCAGAATAATAGAATTTCTATTAAGCTGTTCTAGCTTTAATCCTTAAATCAGATCTCTATAGACATCATAGTTGACATCAATCCATCATCAAAGCACTCAAATTTGCAATAAGACAATTGTCTTTCACTTCAGTGCAGTATTTCACTGCATTCCTAACCCACTTTGTTGTAGATTACACAAGCATTTTCCAAATACAACcttaaaatatcacattttaccCAAAATCAGTAAAAGTTTACATTTGAATAATTAAACAGTTCAGATAAGGCTATTATTTAACAACAATgtaataaacagaacaaaaaacctGAATGGAAGGCACATAATATGCTCACCGATCTCAATGCTACACGTTTGGGACAACGATATGGTGGCTCTCAGTCCGGACACGTGGGGCACTTCAGCTGAACGGAGAACGAGATGAACTTCAAGGAAACCAGTAGCCAATAAGAGCTAACAAGGCTAACGAGGTAGCTCTAACAGtgttatgttgctcccttatagtgtcactaagtaaacattattactcgacacacagagcatggaggacaacttcttgctggttcactcatttgtttattatgcTACTGTTGCTATCAGAACCCCTGTATGCCCTAGTGGCGGTCTGCCCCCCTGTGGTAAGTATTGGTAGGACATCTCTAGGTTCATACATCACATATCTCCTCCCCACTAAGATTTGTTTtcagtaacaaaaacatttcttaggAAACAAACGTAAGACATTATATCCCCTTTTAAACTACACgagattatttctttctttacttctcCACAACATTACCAGAAAATAGGAGAGTTATGTCACAGCTTATAATCACTTCAAATATCAAAACTCAGAACCATTTAACAACATTCTACAAAAGCAAACATTCTTAAACATtcttcaactttttcttttctttttttttttttacaacatcttggaatgtcaacattgttcaactcttttttttttttttttttcgtggttGTTAAGTTTACTGATCCCTGTAACGTACCGGCGGACGTGTGATCCTCACAGGATATCGTCGTACAGTCCCTGTTGTCTCtgaatgttctgtgtgtgtcatttctgtggactgtggtgtcttgagtgttttgggtgtttttggtggtgcatgtggtgtgtgtggcacTGTATCAGTATCCTCCTTCTGTTGAGGTGTATTTGGGTCAGGTGTGGTTGTCTGAGGAAGTGACAGCGGACAACTCACAGGAAAACTCCCTGCAGTCTCTGGTGGGTCTGACTCGGGCCGAGTCAGCATCTGGTCCACATGACGCTTCCAGACCCCTTGTGTACCCACATGTACCTTGTAGGACACTGGTCCGGTCTTCTCGATCACCACAGCTTGCGTCCACTTATCCTCCCCCCTCCTATAATCACGCACGAGCACTGGCTCACCAAGTTCAAACTGTCTCTGTTTAGAGTGTAGCTGGCGTCGTTGCTGTTGAGCCTCTTGTGACTGGTGCACTGTTCCAGCCATACTTGGTTTCAGGAAATCCAGTCGAGAACGCAGCTTGCGTCCGATGAACAGCATTGCAGGGCTTTCCTTGGTTGTTGCATGGGGGGTGTTACGGTAGGTCAGGAGGAACGTATCCAGACGCTGCTGCACTGGTGTAGTTCCTCTGGAAGATTTCAGAGCGTGCTTGAAGGTTTGCACAAATCGCTCTGCCAAGCCATTGGAGGCAGGGTGGTATGGTGCTGAGCGAATGTGTTTGACTCCATTGGCTTTCAGAAACGTGCTgaattcttcagagcagaactgagGGCCGTTGTCGCTTACAAGACTGTGTGGAATGCCATAGCGACTAAAAAGTCCCCTAAGCACTTGGATGGTTTTGCTGGATGTGGTGCTATCCATGATGTGCACCTCGGGCCATTTGGAGTGTGCGTCCACTATGACCAGGTACATGTGCCCTTCAAATGGACCTGCAAAGTCCACATGTATCCGTTCCCAAGGACTGGATGGCCACATCCACGGGTGTAAGGGTGCTAGGCCAGGGTCTTTCTGCACTCGTTGACATGAGTGGCATGATTTTGCTTGGTGCTCGATCTGGGAGTCGATGCTGGGCCACCAAACGTAGCTACGAGCTAAGCTCTTCATCCTTACTACACCTGGGTGTGCTGAGTGTAGCTCTGTCAGCACCCGGGGGCGCAGTTTGGGTGGCACAATCACTCTCAACCCCCACATAAGGCATCCGTGCTGCACAGTGAGATCATGGCGGCGCTGGAGATAGGGAGACAGCTCACCTGCGTCCTTTGCAGCTGGAAAACGACCAGTTGTGACCATTTCCATGACACGGGACAGGGTGGAATCCGACATGGTGTGACGCTTGATCTCGGCGTTGCTGACTGGCAATGTGTCCAACTGTGACGTGTAGAACACCTCCACTGCACCTTGTTTCTCACTGGGGGCATGAGGGAGCGGTAACCTTGACAGTCCGTCAGCGTTGGCATGTAGGGCCCCCTTTCGGTACTCAATAGTGTAATTGTGAGCGGAAAGCATGAGCGCCCAGCGTTGCATGCGAGCTGCAGCCATGGATGGTGTGCATTTCACTGGACTGAAGATGGTTGTAAGCGGGCGATGGTCAGTGAGTAGCGTGAATGTATTGCCATACAGGTACTGGTGGAACTTGCGTACTCCAAAGACTATCGCTAACGCCTCCCTCTCAATCTGAGCgtagttttgttctgctttgctgaGAGTTCTGGATGCATAGGCGATGGGTTTTTCATCGCCATCCGGCATGACATGCGAGAGAACAGCTCCGACCCCATAGGGTGAAGCATTGCAAGCGAGACGGAGAGGCAACTCAGGGTTGTAGTGTGTGAGCACCTCTTGTGATACCAGGAGTGCTTTGGCTTTCTGGAACGCTGATGCACAGGCTGACGTCCactgccatttcttttctttgttcagcagttcattcaACGGCTTTAGCACAGTGGCCAGATCAGGGATAAAGCGTCCATAATAGTTTAGCATTCCTAGGAAAGATCGAAGTTTACTTACATCGCCTGGTGCTGGTGCTTCCACAATGGCACGTACCTTCTCCGGTGACTTGTGGAGCCCAGCAGCATCGATGATGTGGCCCAGGTATTCCACGgattcctggaagaagagacatTTCTCTTGCTTGAGGTGCAGGCCGTATTCCTCTAGCCTGCTGAGTACTGCATCCAGAGTTTTCAGGTGTGTCTGCTTGTCAGGACCACTGACCAGTATGTCGTCCAGGTAGCAGTGAGTGTGTGGCAGTCCGAGGAGCACCTGGTCCATTGCCTTCTGGAACAAGGCGGGCGATGACGCTACACCAAACGGCAAGCGGTTGAAGCAGAACAGTCCTTTCTGTGTTGAGATGGTCAGCAACTTCTTGGAGCTCTCTTCTACTTCCATCTGTAGATATGCATTAGATAGATCCAGTTTACTGAAGCGTTGACCTCCAGCGAGAGTAGCAAACAAGTCCTCAATACGTGGAATTGGGTACTTGTCGATGCAGAGAGCTGGGTTGATGGTGACTTTGAAGTCCCCGCAGAGTCTCACGGCGCCGTCCTTCTTGTTCACAGGCACCACTGGCGTAGCCCAGTCACTATGCGCCACAGGTGAGATGACGCCAAGCTCAGTGAGGCGTGTCAGCTCAGCTTCCACTCGCGGTCGAAGAGCATATGGCGCATTGCGTGGTGGGCAGAATTTGGGTACACTGTTTGCTCTTAGAGTGAGCCTGGCTTTCACTCCTCTCATGGTGCCTAACTTATCGGAGAAAACAGCGGAGTGTCTCTTTAACACTGTCTCTaagctgtttgtctgtctgtactcAATTGcatgtacagtctttaagtctcTCCAATTTAGTTGAATGGCTCTCAGCCACTCCCTGCCAAATAATGGTGGAGCATCCGCCTTCACCACATACAGTGGCAAGACAGCGTGTTGCTTGTTCAATGCCACTTGCACTTTAACAACTCCTTCTGGTGCCAAAGGCTCTCCTGTGTATGTCTTTAGTATGATATCAGTGGGTTGCAGAGGAAACTTATACAGCTTTCGTTTGTACAGTTCCCAAGGAATCAATGACACTGCAGCCCCTGTATCCAATTccatctccattttctttccgtTAACTGTTGGCACTACTGATATGTGTGAATATTTCCCTTTCTGAGACACTGCATACAGTCCCAAGTCACTGTCACTATCCGGTTTCGttccttcactttcactttcattcgCCTCGACGTGatggatctttttctttctatctttcacgctgcgtttgtgtgcatggcttttctgttcaggcttaatatctttgtgtttatgttctctTTCATGACTGCTTTTTGATTTACTCCTGCACATTCGTTTCGTGTGGCCCTTCCTCCCGCACTGGTGACATTCGCGGTCTTTGTACCAGCAGTCATCATCACTATGATTTCCCTTCCCACAGCGGCGGCATTTTTCACCTTGCGAAAACACTGCGTTTACTTTCAGGGAATTACTTAACTGCTGTACGTCGcgtgctgctgtctctgctgacaCTGCATGTTCAACAGCTTTCTTGAACGTGAGGTTTTCCTCAGTCAGAAGGCGTTTCTGCACAGCTTCGCATTTCAATCCGCAAACAAATCTGTCCCTCAGAGCGTCCTCTAGGTAAGCCCCGAACTCACAGTGTTCCGATAGCTTCTTGAGCACTGCTACATACTGTGCTACCGTTTCTCCTTCCCCCTGATTTCGCTTGTGGAACCTGAACCTCTCGGCTATAACGAGCGGTTTCGGTGTGAAGTGATCTTTAAGCACAGTCACAGCCTGTTTGTAAGTCATTGTGCCAGGTGCCACGGGAGCTACTAAGCTACGAAGCAGTCCATACGTTTTAGGTCCCATCACACTGAACAGTACTGAAACTTTCTTAGCCTCATGAATGTCATTAGCCACCACGTAATGCTCAAAACGTACAATATACGTTGCCCATTGCTCACCAGACTCATCGAAAATGTCCATATGTCCATATATTCCAGCCATCATACGTCTTTCTGGGATTACGTGCACTGTAGATGAACTCGAAGCACTCGATGTCCTTGTATCCGCAGATGTAACACTAGCTGCACTCGGGCCCTCCGATGATGGTTGGCTCATAGTTGATCAGCACATTAGCTATCCAAAAACGCGGGTGTTCATTTCGGTCCAAAAACTTGCACAAAGCTGACTTAACTTTCACAGCCAGTCGATGAAAAGTATTCCGAAATACACGACTCGTCGCCAATTTatgttatgttgctcccttatagtgtcactaagtaaacattattactcgacacacagagcatggaggacaacttcttgctggttcactcatttgtttattatgcTACTGTTGCTATCAGAACCCCTGTATGCCCTAGTGGCGGTCTGCCCCCCTGTGGTAAGTATTGGTAGGACATCTCTAGGTTCATACATCACAAACAGTGCTCGGCAGAAAACTGAAGCTCAATCTATTTACTCACTTCACGACTTCCAGCTTAGAAGTCAGATGGCAAACAGCAATTGCAATTGCAAAAGAGCTCGCCTCAAATTCGTATCCAGTACTATAATCGTCTTAACACACAGACTCTCACGCTGCACAGCTTAGCAGTCTCCTCCTCATGGCGGATCTTCATGCTCACACAAACAATGCTACCGACACGGGGAAGGAGGGCGGGACCTACAGCGGCGgtctgcattctgattggctgatacaCACCAGAACTAAACTTTTTTATTGGCCAGGTAGACTACCTAGCTTCCCTAACCCCTGCTTCTTAAAGACGAGTCATGGTAGTTGTCCTCTGCCAGTTCATTCATCCTCTATAGTGAAGCCCAGGCTCATTCTATTATCTGTACTCTCCCTAGTTTATGTGTGCCTGATTTGAGTCTCTTGTCTCCTTCC from Archocentrus centrarchus isolate MPI-CPG fArcCen1 chromosome 21, fArcCen1, whole genome shotgun sequence carries:
- the LOC115800205 gene encoding uncharacterized protein K02A2.6-like; amino-acid sequence: MRGVKARLTLRANSVPKFCPPRNAPYALRPRVEAELTRLTELGVISPVAHSDWATPVVPVNKKDGAVRLCGDFKVTINPALCIDKYPIPRIEDLFATLAGGQRFSKLDLSNAYLQMEVEESSKKLLTISTQKGLFCFNRLPFGVASSPALFQKAMDQVLLGLPHTHCYLDDILVSGPDKQTHLKTLDAVLSRLEEYGLHLKQEKCLFFQESVEYLGHIIDAAGLHKSPEKVRAIVEAPAPGDVSKLRSFLGMLNYYGRFIPDLATVLKPLNELLNKEKKWQWTSACASAFQKAKALLVSQEVLTHYNPELPLRLACNASPYGVGAVLSHVMPDGDEKPIAYASRTLSKAEQNYAQIEREALAIVFGVRKFHQYLYGNTFTLLTDHRPLTTIFSPVKCTPSMAAARMQRWALMLSAHNYTIEYRKGALHANADGLSRLPLPHAPSEKQGAVEVFYTSQLDTLPVSNAEIKRHTMSDSTLSRVMEMVTTGRFPAAKDAGELSPYLQRRHDLTVQHGCLMWGLRVIVPPKLRPRVLTELHSAHPGVVRMKSLARSYVWWPSIDSQIEHQAKSCHSCQRVQKDPGLAPLHPWMWPSSPWERIHVDFAGPFEGHMYLVIVDAHSKWPEVHIMDSTTSSKTIQVLRGLFSRYGIPHSLVSDNGPQFCSEEFSTFLKANGVKHIRSAPYHPASNGLAERFVQTFKHALKSSRGTTPVQQRLDTFLLTYRNTPHATTKESPAMLFIGRKLRSRLDFLKPSMAGTVHQSQEAQQQRRQLHSKQRQFELGEPVLVRDYRRGEDKWTQAVVIEKTGPVSYKVHVGTQGVWKRHVDQMLTRPESDPPETAGSFPVSCPLSLPQTTTPDPNTPQQKEDTDTVPHTPHAPPKTPKTLKTPQSTEMTHTEHSETTGTVRRYPVRITRPPVRYRDQ